In the Lactiplantibacillus brownii genome, one interval contains:
- a CDS encoding recombinase family protein, whose translation MKYGYARVSTTDQKLANQIELLKLAGAEKIFQEKFTGTTTERPEFQKLLRVLKTGDTLIVTKLDRFARNTREALAIIQELFKENVKVNILNMGLIDNTPTGQLVFTIFSAFAQFERDMIVTRTQEGKVYAKQHDPLFREG comes from the coding sequence ATGAAATATGGCTATGCGCGGGTCAGTACCACTGATCAAAAATTAGCAAATCAAATTGAGTTACTAAAATTGGCAGGAGCAGAAAAAATCTTTCAAGAAAAGTTTACCGGCACAACTACCGAACGACCGGAGTTTCAAAAACTGTTGCGCGTTCTAAAAACAGGCGATACTTTGATTGTCACTAAGTTGGATCGGTTTGCGCGGAACACACGCGAGGCCTTAGCCATTATCCAAGAGTTGTTTAAAGAAAATGTCAAAGTTAACATTTTGAATATGGGCTTAATTGACAATACGCCGACTGGCCAACTAGTCTTTACAATATTTAGCGCCTTTGCGCAGTTTGAACGCGATATGATTGTCACGCGCACACAAGAAGGTAAAGTGTATGCCAAGCAACATGATCCGTTGTTTCGGGAAGGA
- a CDS encoding recombinase family protein produces the protein MAKIGYARVSSKEQHLDRQLAALKDVNKLFTDKLSGANTKRPELQKMLAYIREGDIVMVTELDRLGRNNHDLTKIMNSIQNKGATLDVLNLPSMTGIADPNLRQLMTNLIIELYKYQAESERKRIIERQQQGIALAKQQGKYHGRKPQYAKDDPRLQHAFKLYRAGMSDIDVSRNTGIKRTTFIRYRKKFNIKR, from the coding sequence ATGGCTAAAATCGGTTATGCGCGTGTGAGTTCCAAGGAGCAACATTTAGATCGACAGTTAGCGGCTTTAAAAGACGTTAATAAATTATTTACGGATAAATTAAGTGGGGCTAACACCAAGCGACCAGAACTGCAAAAAATGCTGGCCTATATTCGTGAGGGTGATATTGTAATGGTCACTGAATTAGATCGCTTAGGCAGAAACAACCATGATTTGACTAAGATCATGAACTCCATTCAAAATAAGGGTGCCACCCTAGATGTGTTAAATTTGCCGTCCATGACCGGGATTGCTGACCCAAATTTACGTCAACTGATGACCAACTTGATTATTGAACTCTATAAGTATCAGGCCGAAAGTGAACGTAAGCGAATCATTGAGCGCCAGCAACAAGGGATTGCCTTAGCTAAGCAGCAGGGTAAATATCATGGGCGCAAACCCCAATATGCCAAAGATGATCCCCGTTTGCAACATGCTTTTAAGCTTTATCGAGCTGGTATGAGTGACATTGATGTGTCCCGAAATACAGGTATTAAACGGACGACCTTTATCAGATATCGCAAAAAGTTTAATATAAAAAGATGA
- a CDS encoding cysteine hydrolase family protein: MAKALLIIDYTNDFVADKGSLTVGKPAQTLAPEIMRLADQFLSQHDYVIFPTDGHRLNDPFNPETKLYPAHNIIGTTGQKLYGQVGSWFDQHHDDSHVYKFNKNRYSSFQNTNLDNYLRERRIDEVWIAGVCTDICVLHTAISAYNLDYHIVIPQAAVATFSPAGAEWAMNHFKNVLGATIR, translated from the coding sequence ATGGCTAAAGCGCTCTTAATTATTGACTATACAAACGACTTTGTGGCTGATAAGGGATCACTAACGGTTGGCAAGCCAGCGCAGACGTTGGCCCCAGAAATTATGCGGTTAGCCGATCAATTCTTAAGCCAGCATGATTATGTGATCTTTCCTACTGATGGTCACCGGCTTAATGACCCATTCAATCCAGAAACCAAACTATATCCGGCCCATAATATTATTGGGACGACCGGTCAGAAACTATACGGCCAAGTCGGCAGCTGGTTTGATCAACATCATGACGACTCCCATGTCTACAAATTCAATAAGAACCGTTACTCCTCCTTCCAAAACACCAATTTGGATAACTACCTGCGGGAACGGCGGATTGATGAAGTCTGGATTGCTGGTGTCTGCACTGATATTTGTGTCCTCCACACCGCAATCAGTGCCTACAACCTGGATTACCACATTGTGATTCCACAAGCAGCCGTGGCCACGTTCTCACCAGCTGGTGCTGAATGGGCGATGAATCATTTTAAAAACGTATTAGGGGCCACAATTCGATAA
- a CDS encoding FRG domain-containing protein yields MNIQSVNSFLSKKAESLKSIKANVTVDGRGLLPRFFYRGQSNDFKSSNNVASIFRQKELSGYTHEYSFTNEYMRRYANDFNNLENNFSRLSYMQHFGLPTRLLDVTTNALVALYFACQSHLDSEGHETDGIVTMFFSNKTQNIDDFTYYSSRSDTVEVLSTLALMDEEKKKSIYRKISSFNKNIDDLLKEDENHLYQSWYMDLVKQFPEGYYEQLSEENQKVYDSLNDFYKEINQSYEMQCLYHDIKRDTGYFADLINFRTLLHPFFVEPSINNERLRAQSGFFLFEPYDGTSCSLENIHDDIDNKVSLYNGHNEPIRLVIPGEKKQQILNELNQSLEINQATLFPDKENVASYIKNNF; encoded by the coding sequence TTGAATATTCAATCTGTAAATAGTTTTTTAAGCAAAAAAGCAGAATCCCTAAAGTCTATAAAAGCTAATGTAACAGTTGATGGAAGAGGTTTGCTACCACGATTTTTCTATAGAGGACAGTCAAATGACTTCAAAAGTAGTAATAACGTTGCTAGCATCTTTAGACAAAAAGAGCTCTCCGGATATACCCATGAATATTCATTTACTAATGAGTACATGCGTAGGTACGCAAACGATTTTAACAATTTAGAAAACAATTTTTCTCGCCTGTCTTATATGCAACATTTTGGCTTGCCAACTAGGTTATTAGATGTAACGACCAATGCTCTTGTCGCTCTTTATTTTGCCTGTCAATCTCATCTTGATTCTGAAGGACATGAAACAGACGGGATAGTTACCATGTTTTTTTCTAACAAGACACAAAATATTGATGATTTCACATACTATAGTAGTCGCAGTGACACCGTGGAAGTCTTATCAACATTAGCATTGATGGACGAAGAAAAAAAGAAAAGTATTTATAGAAAAATATCTTCTTTCAACAAAAATATTGATGATTTGTTGAAAGAAGATGAAAATCATTTATACCAAAGTTGGTACATGGATCTGGTCAAGCAGTTCCCAGAGGGCTATTATGAACAACTTTCTGAGGAAAACCAAAAAGTATATGACTCACTAAATGATTTCTATAAAGAAATAAATCAGTCTTATGAAATGCAATGCCTGTATCATGATATTAAAAGAGATACTGGTTATTTTGCTGATCTAATCAACTTTAGAACTTTACTTCACCCATTTTTCGTCGAACCTTCAATTAATAATGAACGCTTACGAGCTCAAAGTGGTTTTTTCCTTTTTGAACCTTATGATGGTACATCATGTAGCTTGGAAAATATTCATGATGATATTGATAACAAAGTATCTCTGTACAATGGACACAATGAGCCAATTAGATTAGTAATTCCTGGTGAAAAAAAGCAACAAATTTTAAACGAATTAAATCAATCATTGGAAATAAACCAGGCTACTTTATTTCCAGACAAAGAAAATGTGGCTAGTTATATAAAAAATAATTTTTAA
- a CDS encoding TetR/AcrR family transcriptional regulator, which produces MRKTDRRTQYTITVIKDAFIQLIKRHGYFGMTVTKLCREADIARSTFYLHFDGLDNVLNAVLDDALMFTDNRQLTALGAGAQSTDMDYLKENESQLAACQRVADSNKYHELLMDPMLSEYIVGRIIARERQRMVPAIQRRTGLSAVDAEKLFIYTVHGSFAMNKKNGFIKNDAWYHDLRLLNRFINSGYTAFQGDLSD; this is translated from the coding sequence ATGCGAAAGACGGATCGTCGTACGCAGTATACCATCACGGTCATCAAAGATGCGTTTATTCAGCTGATCAAACGGCATGGTTACTTCGGCATGACCGTGACGAAGCTGTGCCGGGAAGCCGATATCGCCCGGTCGACGTTTTATCTCCACTTTGATGGCTTAGATAATGTTTTGAATGCAGTGCTGGATGATGCGCTAATGTTTACGGATAATCGGCAACTGACGGCGCTGGGTGCTGGTGCCCAATCGACGGATATGGATTATCTTAAGGAAAATGAGTCGCAATTGGCCGCTTGTCAACGCGTCGCCGACTCCAACAAGTACCATGAACTGCTGATGGATCCCATGCTCAGCGAATATATTGTGGGCCGAATCATTGCCCGGGAACGGCAGCGGATGGTGCCGGCCATCCAACGGCGAACCGGCCTCAGTGCGGTGGATGCGGAAAAACTCTTTATTTACACGGTCCACGGGTCGTTTGCCATGAACAAGAAGAATGGGTTCATCAAGAATGACGCGTGGTATCATGACCTCCGCCTGTTGAACCGGTTCATCAATAGCGGCTATACCGCCTTCCAAGGCGATTTGTCGGACTGA
- a CDS encoding NUDIX hydrolase, protein MDSEIIARPLVTITNVIWSFNTELHRPQLLLIKRADEPLKGHWVLPETLLRSKESADTACIRLIDDKIGLQVPMNSTEQLATFTDPKRVTGTRALALAYMTYLPSTPKLHPGYGATDAQWFVLDKDQGNYVITHDQQEIILSPAGHLVFDHIQIITTAINRIKNKLDYQPQILRILGNTFTLRQAREVFAAFLGTTIDKIDNSNFKKTHNHLFKEVGVATLNHSGRPPKLYQLN, encoded by the coding sequence TTGGATAGTGAAATTATTGCCCGGCCATTGGTGACCATCACCAACGTCATTTGGAGTTTTAATACTGAATTACACCGACCACAATTACTATTGATTAAGCGGGCAGATGAACCTCTAAAGGGACATTGGGTCCTCCCCGAAACCCTCTTGCGGAGTAAAGAGAGTGCCGACACGGCCTGCATTCGTCTAATTGACGATAAAATTGGCCTGCAAGTTCCGATGAATTCAACCGAACAACTGGCCACCTTTACAGATCCCAAGCGGGTTACGGGAACTCGGGCACTGGCACTCGCCTATATGACCTATTTACCATCAACCCCAAAATTGCATCCAGGGTATGGGGCCACAGATGCCCAATGGTTCGTGCTTGATAAAGATCAGGGCAACTATGTGATCACCCATGACCAACAGGAGATTATCCTAAGTCCCGCCGGTCACCTGGTCTTTGATCATATTCAAATCATTACTACCGCCATTAATCGGATTAAAAACAAGCTGGACTATCAACCCCAAATTCTTCGGATCTTAGGTAATACCTTTACCCTGCGCCAAGCGCGCGAAGTCTTTGCGGCTTTCTTAGGTACGACAATTGACAAGATTGATAATTCCAACTTTAAGAAAACTCACAACCACCTCTTCAAAGAAGTCGGGGTCGCCACTTTGAACCATTCTGGGCGGCCACCAAAGCTCTACCAACTTAACTAA
- a CDS encoding helix-turn-helix domain-containing protein: MSKFNFDFKVKIVTEYLSGQAAYSLARKYGIGSKATVSIWIQRFERFGIKGLQPKAMDLEYTSQFKVDVLNWRKQNQASLPVTALHFNLSSPSTIWQWEKRFETLGIKGLERKRGNSKNMAKHKNENAKPVVQKDNSTTKDTLKQLQKENQMLKIENEYLKKLEALARKKSAQRKSRK, encoded by the coding sequence ATGAGTAAATTTAATTTCGATTTTAAAGTTAAGATTGTCACCGAGTATTTAAGTGGTCAGGCAGCTTATTCACTAGCGAGAAAGTATGGGATTGGCAGCAAGGCTACCGTTTCAATTTGGATTCAGCGATTTGAAAGATTTGGTATTAAAGGACTTCAGCCAAAAGCCATGGACTTAGAATACACTAGTCAGTTTAAAGTTGATGTATTAAACTGGAGGAAACAAAATCAGGCCTCACTTCCAGTAACCGCCTTACACTTTAATTTATCCTCGCCAAGTACAATTTGGCAATGGGAAAAGCGATTTGAGACATTAGGGATAAAAGGGCTTGAGCGAAAGCGAGGCAACTCGAAAAATATGGCAAAACACAAGAATGAGAACGCTAAACCAGTTGTCCAAAAGGACAACTCAACAACAAAAGATACTTTAAAGCAACTCCAAAAAGAGAATCAAATGTTGAAGATTGAGAATGAATACTTAAAAAAATTAGAAGCCTTAGCTCGGAAAAAATCAGCACAAAGGAAATCTCGAAAATAG
- a CDS encoding cupin domain-containing protein → MPNSIQIAQHWLTDADAILVTASNGLSISEGLNLFAQDAKLHQVLGDLADKYPLSNLLTALSYHYPDPLDQWRAYARITEYYSHNYHSSSLMTTLKHLLGNKPTYFWTSNIDHHFDLAGFQNTFEIEGNWLSGVCREHPQKHGTVDLSAQLHQIYLKDQAGTLTLADRPTCDQCGAPLVLNLAGEAFQADKTRAHGFTDFLQTYQNQKLLVLELGIGPQNQLIKAPSMQLVADAPHSHYLTINKGQLYIPDNIIDRAIGFSSTIDQAFHALTTGQAQGLQIEGPTQPHPQLTPQQQAKQEQAAQPFLPFYMVNQGIRPGELTMYLTIDAQHPAHFHFVERGQAWMYSMGDAVVAHCFTQEGKYYQVQLGLDKTKDQVHGFYVEAGTFIAFEHLTGDGAGFSQISGNIPPQDKGQLMVPKPDALIKLFPEQRALIERLAVTTPTH, encoded by the coding sequence ATGCCTAATTCAATTCAAATCGCCCAACACTGGTTAACCGATGCCGACGCCATCTTAGTCACCGCCAGCAATGGATTATCCATCTCCGAAGGCCTCAATCTATTCGCCCAAGACGCCAAATTACACCAGGTCTTAGGCGACCTAGCCGATAAGTACCCGCTGTCAAACCTACTCACGGCCCTAAGCTATCACTACCCCGACCCATTGGATCAGTGGCGTGCCTATGCCCGGATTACCGAGTATTATTCCCATAATTATCACTCGTCATCCTTAATGACCACGTTAAAGCACCTTCTAGGGAATAAGCCCACCTACTTCTGGACGTCCAACATTGACCACCACTTCGACTTAGCCGGCTTCCAGAACACCTTCGAAATCGAGGGTAACTGGTTAAGCGGCGTGTGTCGCGAACATCCCCAAAAACACGGAACGGTGGACCTCAGCGCCCAACTCCACCAGATTTACCTGAAGGACCAAGCCGGGACCCTAACTCTTGCCGACCGGCCCACCTGCGATCAGTGCGGTGCCCCATTAGTCCTCAACCTAGCGGGCGAAGCCTTTCAGGCCGATAAAACGCGGGCCCATGGTTTCACCGACTTTTTGCAAACCTACCAGAACCAAAAACTCCTGGTTCTGGAACTGGGAATTGGCCCCCAAAACCAGCTGATCAAAGCGCCAAGCATGCAGCTGGTGGCGGATGCTCCCCATAGTCACTACCTCACCATCAATAAGGGGCAGCTCTACATCCCCGATAACATTATCGACCGCGCGATTGGCTTCTCGTCAACGATTGACCAAGCCTTCCATGCTCTGACCACCGGGCAAGCTCAGGGGCTCCAGATTGAGGGGCCTACCCAGCCCCATCCCCAGTTGACACCTCAACAACAGGCTAAACAGGAACAAGCTGCCCAACCTTTCCTGCCCTTCTACATGGTTAACCAAGGAATTCGTCCCGGCGAATTGACCATGTACCTGACCATCGATGCGCAACATCCCGCCCACTTCCACTTTGTCGAACGGGGTCAAGCCTGGATGTATTCGATGGGCGACGCCGTGGTGGCACACTGCTTTACGCAAGAAGGGAAGTACTACCAGGTTCAGTTAGGACTGGATAAAACGAAAGATCAAGTCCACGGCTTTTACGTGGAGGCCGGAACCTTCATTGCCTTTGAGCACCTGACCGGCGATGGCGCTGGTTTTTCTCAAATCAGCGGCAATATTCCGCCACAAGACAAGGGCCAGCTGATGGTTCCCAAGCCGGATGCGCTGATCAAGTTGTTCCCTGAGCAACGCGCCTTAATTGAACGGTTAGCCGTCACGACGCCGACCCACTAA
- a CDS encoding SIR2 family NAD-dependent protein deacylase, whose product MEPQVKEFVQHVNEADAILVGGGSGLSNAAGMDFWYEASPLFMKHMKYFYDKYHFKGLFNGFYTHFDSPEERWAFFLIAWKMVFEIPAQKKTYEYLRTVIGDKPYHLITTNQDGLFKQYFPADSVSEIQGSHYLLQSKNTETDKHLYDNQAIVERLLPKIKNHRLPREDFPVSPIDGAPLTFWVRSPEFLEDQRYHDEYQKISRFLGQHAGQKILFLEMGVGRMTPMFIQEPFWEMTHYMPQTFYVNINPKDALTSPEIKHRSQLISADINQVLKEAASFMQGGAHA is encoded by the coding sequence ATGGAACCGCAAGTTAAAGAATTCGTGCAACACGTTAATGAAGCCGACGCCATTCTAGTGGGCGGCGGCAGTGGTTTGTCGAACGCCGCTGGGATGGACTTCTGGTATGAAGCCAGCCCACTTTTCATGAAGCACATGAAATACTTCTACGATAAATACCACTTTAAAGGCCTCTTCAACGGTTTCTACACCCACTTTGATTCCCCGGAGGAACGCTGGGCCTTCTTCTTGATTGCTTGGAAGATGGTTTTTGAGATTCCGGCCCAGAAGAAGACCTATGAATACCTTAGGACCGTGATTGGTGATAAACCCTACCACCTCATCACCACCAACCAAGACGGCCTATTCAAACAGTACTTTCCCGCCGACAGCGTCAGTGAGATTCAGGGATCGCACTACTTGCTTCAAAGCAAGAACACCGAAACGGATAAACACCTCTACGATAACCAAGCTATTGTCGAACGCCTATTACCCAAAATCAAAAATCACCGGTTACCCCGCGAAGACTTTCCCGTAAGTCCCATCGATGGCGCCCCCCTAACCTTCTGGGTACGCAGTCCAGAATTTCTAGAAGACCAACGCTACCACGACGAATACCAAAAGATCAGTCGTTTCCTGGGGCAACACGCTGGTCAAAAGATCCTATTTCTCGAGATGGGTGTCGGGCGGATGACCCCCATGTTCATCCAAGAACCCTTCTGGGAAATGACGCACTATATGCCCCAAACCTTTTACGTGAACATCAATCCCAAGGATGCGCTGACCAGTCCCGAAATTAAACACCGTTCTCAATTAATCAGCGCTGATATTAACCAAGTGCTTAAGGAAGCTGCTAGTTTCATGCAAGGAGGAGCCCATGCCTAA
- a CDS encoding metallophosphoesterase family protein: MLQKIAVLADIHGNLSALTAVLADARQQAVTDYWFLGDLFLPGPGAEDLYQALAAVQPSVWLQGNWDQGIQALVDGQVQLEDPSEVYFARLTQYLIERLSPNHFQALVKQPIATSRTVNGLDFGLSHNQPERSTGHDLYPNQAEAHFDHLVGQHDVAVYGHIHQQLLRTSDQGQLIINPGATGQPYSPYAKFMADQRAHYAILTVTDAGQLSVDFRKVSYDISQEIARAKQQELPYFDLYRHLRQTGFTSTHDKALLSRVNAAQGYPQEVQAYFHR; the protein is encoded by the coding sequence ATGTTACAAAAAATTGCCGTCTTGGCCGATATTCACGGAAACCTGTCCGCACTGACCGCCGTCTTAGCGGACGCTCGCCAGCAAGCCGTCACGGATTACTGGTTTCTAGGTGATCTCTTTTTACCGGGGCCAGGCGCAGAGGACCTTTACCAGGCCTTAGCCGCGGTCCAGCCCAGCGTCTGGTTGCAGGGCAACTGGGACCAGGGGATTCAGGCCCTAGTTGACGGTCAAGTCCAGCTGGAGGACCCCTCCGAAGTCTACTTCGCCCGCCTAACCCAATATCTGATCGAACGTCTATCTCCCAACCACTTCCAGGCACTAGTCAAACAGCCCATCGCCACCAGTCGCACGGTCAATGGCCTGGACTTCGGGCTTTCCCATAACCAACCGGAGCGCTCGACCGGTCACGACCTGTACCCTAACCAGGCCGAAGCCCACTTCGACCACCTGGTGGGACAGCATGACGTGGCGGTCTACGGCCATATTCATCAGCAGCTCCTCCGGACGTCAGACCAAGGGCAACTGATCATTAACCCGGGAGCGACCGGCCAACCTTACAGTCCCTACGCCAAGTTCATGGCCGACCAGCGGGCCCACTACGCCATCCTGACCGTCACCGATGCCGGTCAGCTGTCCGTTGACTTCCGCAAAGTCTCCTACGACATCTCCCAAGAGATCGCACGGGCGAAACAACAGGAGCTGCCCTACTTCGACCTATACCGCCACTTACGGCAAACGGGGTTCACCAGCACCCACGACAAGGCCCTGCTCAGTCGGGTAAACGCCGCTCAGGGATATCCGCAAGAGGTACAGGCTTACTTTCACCGTTAA
- a CDS encoding nicotinate phosphoribosyltransferase translates to MNLQLLTDLYEFSMANGYYATLPHDRQARFDVFYRRVPDNGSFVIVAGLQQVVEQVQNWHFTKENIEYLTSLNEFTPEFLDYLSKIKNHCSIKALPEGTPVFPQEPIISISGPLIEAQLLETFILNIINHQSLIATKSWQINHAAQGRPIMEFGARRAQGPDAATYGARAAVIGGCTSTSNLQAASQFNIPAAGTMAHAWVESFSDELSAFQAWAKVYPDKVSLLVDTYDVLKSGVPNAIRVFKQVSAQGHQPVGIRIDSGDISQLAIKARKMLDDAGFPKAKITASNALDAHVVKSLLDEGAPIDNFGIGERLITSSSSPVLSGVYKLAEEKINDQWIPKIKVSDSREKITLPGNKQVYRIYRQDNLHQAIADVIALADEHITAPLKVVNANSAATHASQVLTNFNAKPLMQEYLGSNASPIENDLFKIQQFSMDQVAELPEATKRLVNPDRYPVYLTATLAELQEQLITKAQFTEEH, encoded by the coding sequence ATGAATCTACAACTATTAACCGACTTATATGAATTTTCCATGGCCAATGGGTACTACGCTACCCTACCCCATGATCGACAAGCTCGCTTCGACGTCTTTTACCGCCGGGTTCCCGACAACGGTAGTTTTGTCATTGTCGCTGGTCTCCAGCAGGTGGTAGAACAAGTTCAAAATTGGCATTTCACTAAGGAGAACATTGAATACCTGACCTCCCTGAATGAATTTACTCCCGAGTTTTTGGATTACCTGAGCAAGATTAAAAATCACTGCTCGATTAAGGCTTTACCAGAAGGAACCCCTGTTTTCCCACAGGAACCAATTATTTCAATTAGTGGACCGTTGATTGAAGCCCAGCTGTTAGAAACCTTTATTCTAAACATCATTAACCATCAATCATTAATTGCGACGAAGTCTTGGCAAATCAACCATGCCGCTCAAGGCCGACCAATTATGGAATTTGGCGCGCGGCGGGCGCAAGGCCCTGATGCCGCCACGTATGGGGCGCGAGCCGCGGTGATCGGCGGTTGTACCAGCACGTCGAACTTACAAGCAGCCAGTCAATTTAATATTCCCGCGGCCGGCACAATGGCACATGCCTGGGTCGAAAGCTTCTCTGATGAATTAAGTGCCTTTCAAGCTTGGGCCAAGGTTTATCCTGACAAAGTTTCCTTGCTCGTTGATACTTATGATGTCTTGAAGTCAGGAGTGCCGAACGCAATTCGGGTCTTCAAGCAAGTTAGCGCTCAAGGGCACCAACCAGTCGGGATCCGGATCGATTCCGGTGACATTTCGCAATTAGCCATCAAAGCCCGGAAGATGCTCGATGATGCTGGCTTCCCCAAGGCAAAGATTACAGCTTCAAATGCCCTTGATGCGCATGTAGTTAAGTCGTTGTTGGATGAAGGAGCTCCAATTGATAACTTTGGGATTGGGGAACGTTTAATTACCAGTTCCTCCAGTCCGGTATTAAGTGGCGTTTATAAGCTCGCCGAAGAAAAGATTAATGATCAATGGATCCCAAAAATTAAGGTTAGTGATAGCAGAGAAAAGATCACCCTGCCTGGTAATAAGCAAGTTTACCGGATTTACCGGCAAGATAACCTTCACCAAGCGATCGCCGATGTGATTGCCCTGGCTGATGAGCACATCACGGCTCCATTGAAAGTGGTTAATGCTAATTCGGCAGCCACGCACGCCAGTCAAGTTCTGACTAACTTTAATGCTAAGCCATTGATGCAAGAATATCTGGGTTCCAATGCTTCCCCAATCGAAAATGATCTCTTTAAGATTCAGCAATTCTCAATGGATCAAGTGGCAGAATTACCAGAAGCCACAAAACGGTTAGTTAACCCCGATCGGTACCCAGTTTACTTAACAGCTACATTGGCTGAATTGCAAGAACAGTTAATTACTAAAGCTCAATTTACGGAGGAACATTAA
- a CDS encoding putative holin-like toxin, which translates to MLAFGTFIVALIALIVELIKSQQKNNPS; encoded by the coding sequence ATGCTAGCTTTCGGTACATTTATCGTGGCCTTGATTGCATTAATTGTTGAGCTGATCAAAAGTCAGCAAAAAAATAATCCGTCTTAG
- a CDS encoding IS982 family transposase, with amino-acid sequence MSSQCYLTQPTTIVQAPWQPWVAVVTPLYQRYVSCKIRQRKNANHAKISDVTIMALMCWQVSLGITNQCAFYRLLVGLGLTGLPERSRFNRRCTAMGCLLQTLRVGLVKHCLPSVTYTIIDSFPIPLCQSIRNHRAKVLRSLADIGYNATKKQWFYGLKGHFQVTNQGIVVAYSISAASIHDIRLVPELIDQYACSHVLADVGYLSQPLKDQLKQRHIDFWTPKRRNMPQSRLNSTLLKRQRRMIETLFSKWQVLFQVEHNRARCLRGFKSRLEQLLFVDTWQLIN; translated from the coding sequence ATGTCAAGCCAATGTTATCTTACTCAACCTACAACTATCGTGCAAGCACCTTGGCAACCCTGGGTTGCGGTTGTAACGCCACTATATCAACGTTATGTTTCCTGCAAAATTCGGCAAAGAAAGAATGCTAATCATGCCAAAATATCAGATGTAACTATCATGGCTTTGATGTGTTGGCAGGTATCACTTGGTATCACTAATCAATGTGCTTTTTATCGTCTGTTAGTTGGGTTAGGGCTGACTGGTTTGCCGGAACGATCTCGTTTTAATCGACGGTGCACAGCTATGGGCTGTCTGCTCCAAACCCTGCGGGTTGGTTTAGTTAAACACTGTTTACCATCAGTGACTTACACCATCATAGATAGTTTTCCAATCCCATTATGCCAATCAATTCGTAATCATCGAGCCAAAGTTTTACGCTCACTTGCTGACATTGGCTATAATGCCACCAAGAAACAATGGTTCTATGGTTTAAAGGGACATTTTCAGGTCACCAATCAAGGCATTGTAGTGGCCTATTCAATTTCAGCTGCTTCAATTCATGATATTCGTTTAGTGCCAGAATTGATTGACCAATACGCTTGCTCACATGTTTTGGCCGATGTTGGCTACCTTAGTCAACCACTAAAAGATCAATTAAAGCAACGACACATTGATTTCTGGACACCCAAACGCCGTAACATGCCCCAATCACGACTGAATAGCACCTTATTGAAGCGCCAAAGGCGCATGATCGAAACTTTATTCTCTAAATGGCAGGTTTTATTTCAGGTTGAACATAATCGGGCCCGATGTCTGCGTGGCTTCAAAAGTCGATTAGAACAACTTTTATTCGTAGATACCTGGCAGCTAATTAACTAG